DNA sequence from the Nodosilinea sp. FACHB-141 genome:
TACCTGGCCCATGTCGGCGACAGCCGTGCTTACTGGATCACTCCCGACTACTGCCACCCGCTCACAGTAGACGATGATATTGCCGGGCGCGAGGTGATTGCCTGTCGGCAAACTTTGCCCCACGCCTTGGAGCGCAGCGACGCCGGAGCGCTCACCCAGGCCCTGGGCACCCGCAGTGGTGACCATCTCCAGCCCCATATTCAGCGCTTTGTGTTCGACGAAACGGGGATTTTGCTGCTCTGCTCCGACGGCCTCAGCGATAACTACCGCATTGAAGATGCTTGGGCCAACTACATTGGCTTGATTGTTAAAGATATTGTCACCCTCGACTCGGCGGTGGCCTCCTGGATTGAGCTGGCTAACCAAAAAAATGGCCACGACAATACCACCGTCGTACTGATGCAGCACAAGCTTCTGGTTCCTGCTGCGACAGGCCAAGACATTCCAGTTGGAGCTGGTGCCCGACAGGAGTCCGCCATCCCCGCTGGGGCTAAGCTCTACGGTGAAAACCTGCCCCAGGACGAGTTTGTGCCTACTCCGGCGGAACGCAAACCGCCGCGCGGAGTGCCCCGCTGGGTGCTGGCGGTGTCGGGTTCTGCCCTGCTGCTGGGGCTGCTGGGCTGGTGGCTGCTGGCTAGTCGATCTCCGGAGCCGCCGGAGCCGCAGAGGACGCCGCCTGTGGCTCCGGCGCCTTAGAGGGAGTGGATGAGTAGGCGGGTGGATGGGTAGGGGAGTGGGGGAGTAGGGGAGTAGACAAGGGTGAGTTCTGGTGTTGGTGGATGTGAGGGAGGGCTGGGGTCTCTTGAAGGTTAGGTAGGTGGGTGCAGTATGGGAGGGTTGACGGATACTTTTACGAATTCGTGGACGGATGCGGCTCAGTCGGCACTGCTGAGGCCGGTGCAGGACTGGCTGATAGAGCATCCGCTGATGGGCTGGTTAGCGGGGCATCCGCTGTGGGTGCTGGTGCTGGTGGTCGTGAGTCTGCTGCTGTTTGCGGGGTTGTGGAGTGCGATCGCCCGCCTCACCGAAGGGTTTTGGCTATCCCTCGTCAAGCTGCCATTTCGGCTTAGCGGCTGGATTTTTGGTGGATTGTCTGGACTGCTGGTGCGGCAGTGGGCTAAGCCGCCGAAGCTGGCTGCTGGGGATGAGCGGTTAAGTGAGATCATGGGCCGGTTAGAAACTCTGCAAACGGAGCAGGAGCATCTACTAGAAGAGATGAGGGAGCTGTTGGCTAAGCGGGGTGAAGGGTAGTGCAGGGTGAGGAGTTATCCTGACTGGCCGGGTAGGGCTCGAAGAATTAGGTGGGCGTGAGGGAATAGGGCGGAGATGTTTTTGTTTTTGTCGAAGCTGCTGCCGCTGCTGATCTATCCGCTGGGGTTGGCTTGTGTGCTGCTGGTGGTGGCGCTGATCTGCGTTCAGCGCCGACCTCGATGGGCGGCGGGTGCGATCGCCCTAGCCCTAGGCCTACTGCTAATCAGCAGCAATAGCTGGGTATCGACGGCGATGATCCGCTCGCTGGAGTGGCGCTACCAGGACACGGTAAATTTGCCGGAGGCAGAGGCGATCGTAGTGCTGGGGGGCGCGATTAAGCCTAAGTTTCCGCCCCGGCCTTGGATTGATGTGGCTGAAGAGGGCGATCGCGTGCTGCACGGGGCGCGGCTTTACCTAGAAGGCAAGGCGCCGCTGCTGGTGTTGAGCGGCGGGCGCATTACTTGGGGACAGGGGCAAAGTCGTTCTGAAGCAGCCGATATGGCTGAGCTAGCCGAGGCGTTAGGGGTGCCCCCTAGTGCCATGCTGATTGAGCCCGACTCGCTCAACACGTTTGAGAATGCGGCCTACACCCAGGTTTTGTTGGCCAATCTCGGCATTGAGCGCATTTTGCTGGTGACCTCAGCGATGCACATGCCCCGTTCCCTGGCGATTTTCGAAAAGCAGGGGTTTGAGGCCATCCCGGCGCCGACCGATTTTCATGTGGCCCAAGACCCTGCTGACCCAGGGCTGACTACCTGGCAGGGCCGCGCTCTGAGACTGGTGCCCCAGACTGAGAACCTGCACTACCTCACCCGCGCTCTTAAGGAATACATTGGCATCGGCATCTATCGACTTAAGGGCTGGCTTTAGGCGCAAAGATAAACCTCAGACAATCTGAGACAATGGCCCTGGCGTGAGTTTGCAAGGTTGGGTCAGTCATGGGTATGACAGAGCAGCAGGTAATTGGCGTTGACTTGGGCGGGTCTGCGATCAAGCTGGGACGCTTTACCCAGTCGGGGCATTGCCTGGCCGAATTTGCTGTGCCTACGCCTCAGCCCGCTACCCCAGAGTTGGTCATTGCGGCGATGGCCGATGCGATCGCCACTCTCGACCCTAACCGCGAGGCCGTTGCCATTGGCGTAGGCACCCCCGGCCCCGCTGATGCCGCTGGCCGGATTGCCCGCGTCGCCATTAACCTAGCTGGGTGGCACGATGTGCCGATCGCCGATGCGCTGGAAGCAAAGACGGGGCGATCGGTCACGGTGGCCAACGACGCCAACTGTGCCGGCCTGGGGGAAGCTTGGCTGGGGGCCGGGCGCAACTTTAAAGACGTGCTGACGCTTACCCTGGGCACGGGGGTCGGCGGTGCAATCATTCTGGATGGCAAGCTGTTTGTGGGCCGCAACGGCACTGCTGGGGAACTGGGGCTGATCACCCTTAATCCTGAGGGGCCGCCCTGTAATAGCGGCAACCGAGGATCGCTGGAGCAGCACTGCTCGGTACAGGCGATTCGCCGAGAGACGGGGTTGGCCCCGGCGACGCTGTTTGACCAGGCCAAGGCGGGGGATGAGGGTGCGATCGCCTTTTGGCAAACCTACGGTCGCTGGTTGGGCGCGGGCATTGCCAGCCTGGTCTATGTGCTGACCCCAGAGGCGGTGATTCTCGGCGGCGGTATCAGCGCGGCGGCGGAACTGTTTTTGCCAACGACTTTAGCAGAGCTAGAGACCCGCGTGTTGCTCAGCTCTCGCGAGGGAATGCAGGTACTGGTGGCGGAGCTGGGCAATCAGGCGGGCATTGCTGGAGCGGCTCGCCTGGCATTACAGCAGTATGGCTAACTACATTTCCCTTTGCTACCGCAAGGGCTAAAGTCTAGCCCTTGCGTATCCTTTGTCTCTAGCCACCGAGCGAGGTGATCAAGCCCTTGGTTAGCAATCATAGGGTAGGCAAGCAGTGGCGTGTGCCACGGGCTTTGCCGTTAGCAATCCTCACTGGAATAAATTTTTATGGGAACGACTGATAGTCAATCTACTCGACACAGCCGTGCCGTTGGCCTGTTTTCGACTCGGCAGGAAGCTGAGCAAGCCCTGCACCAACTAGGTGATTCAGGCTTTCACATGGACCGCGTTTCAGTGGTGGCTAAATCTGGAGAAGGGTTGAATGACCTAACTACTGATGGGGACTTCGACCCCGATAAGACCAAGGCTGAGCAGACCCAAGACGGTGCCGGTGCTGGTGCAACGGCCGGTGCCGTGACCGGCGGTGCCGTTGGTCTAATTGGTAGCTTGGGTGTGTTGGCTATTCCCGGTGTGGGGCCACTTGCGGGGGCTGGCATCTTGCTTGCCAACACGCTCTTAGGTAGCGGTATTGGTGCAGCCAGCGGCGGCTTACTCGGTGGGCTCATTGGCTGGGGCGTACCCGAAGATCGCGCCAACTACTACAACGATCGCGTGTATAACAACGACGATTACTTAGTGTTGGTAGAAGGCAGCGAGCAAGAGATTCAGACCGCTGAATCGGTGCTAAGTCAAAACGGCATTCGCGACTGGGGTGTCTATGGCGCTACCGGCTCTCCTGTCTACACAGGTGGCTAATAACAGCTGTTTAGTCAGAGCTTAAGATTGAGGGCGCAGCTTGGCTGGGCCCTCTTTTTCGTGGGCCATTAGGAATTTAAGCCGCATGACGGTATAAGGTGTGCAGCAGCGACAATCTTGGACTTCTACTAACAACTTTTGCTCTGTTCGCACGAGCGTTGTGCGAGCTAGCTCTGACCGTAACACTCATACTGATAGCTTGAAAACCGTGCATGGATTTCAACCATAACCATGCAGCAGTGGCTTTCGCTCTGAGAGGGGTTCCGCCTGACTGAGGGGAGTTAGCACAAACAGATGGTTAGGTTTGGTCGACTCTTCAAGCGCTTCTTCAGTACACCCAACAAGGCTGTAAATACTCACAATGTATTCGCCGGGGGGAACATCGAGTAGCGCTCCCGGTTCCTCGTTGGGGTCGAAGTCAGGGGAAAGCCGGAGATTACCATAGCCTTCGATCGCTAGTTTGCCAGAGGGTAGATTGAGATAGGCACGTTGTACGTGGGGGTAGATACCCACAGCCTCACGCTCTTGGTCGTTCAAAGGGTTTCCTATGGCTACTTCGAAGGCCATCTCGTCGTCTTGACGCAGTTCATAAGCGACTAGAAGACCTTTCTCTGCGACCTCAAAAAGCTCAGAATTAATGTCGCTGTTACCGTACCCTTCAAGAATGGAGGGATTAATGGCTTTTATGGCTGCTTGGCTTTGATCGTCATATAGAAAAATGACGAGGCCATCGTTGTAGAACTGGGCTGTCAGGGAGTCGGGGCGAACTGTTTTCATAGCACCTGGACCGTGAGATGAAGAAGTACAGATAGCTGTAGCTTCTTCAAAGGTGCCCAGATGGCGCCCTTAATTAGAAAGACTTCAGAGCACGTAAGGGTTGGCTAGCGATCGCTGAAGTGCGTAATGTATGTGGTCAAGAAGTTGTTGAGTTTCCTTCGTTAACCCAGCCTACAGGCTACATTTTGCTGGTACAGTTTTAACGACTTAGCGGTTGACAACCGGCGCAATAAATTTTTCAATATCATGCAGTGAAATACCTTGTCGTTGAGCCTCTCCAAGTGGATGCTTCTGATTTAAAACGACAAACAGTGGGCGCTGATTGTTTGCTTGCAAATGAATAGTAATCATCAGTTGATCACTGTTTGGATATGCACTAATGCCCCCGGATAACACACCATATAGAGACCTGAAGTTATCTGTGGATGGGACATTCCAGTGCGTGTGATAGTAGTCAAATGCTTCCTTGTCAACTTGGGCCCAAACGCCCCAGCGGAACGAATCAACAAGCTCATGTACAGGAAGCATGAGCACACCGCGAATATAGAATTCGGTATCATCGATAATACACAAATCCTCATTCACGCGGATTCGCTGAGGACGTTCATTGGCAGGAACTTTAAAGACATCAGCGGGACGCTGATAGGCCAAATCCATCAGAAGATTGTCGTGATACTGACCGCACACGCTACAGAGGAATGGAAGCATAATCCTTAACCTCAAGTAAACCTCTCGATCGAGGCGTGATTGCAACAGAGAAAAATGCTTAAAGTAGCTACAGGCGGTCTTTACCCCAGAGGGCAACTACCCCAACACTTTTGCTTTACCAACCTATCGGCAAGAGACTCTACGCCACACTCAGCTTGGCAACTATGGTGCCCTTAACAGATAGATCAATCACCTTGTCAGAACTCATCCCCACCGGTCGCAGTGGCAAATATATCAGCTTCATGACCCGCAGGCGAGAGGTTCCAAGGCCCTAGCGCTTTTGTAGGTTAAACCGAGCACCAGCGGAACCCAGCAGGCTTGCTGCTGTTGGATGTCGCTGGTGCTTCACCCCTCCAGCGACATCTGTAGAGTGATGGCTCTAAGTAGGGCCATTGCTGAGCTTTGCAACAGCGTTGTTGCGATCGCAAACTCAGCGCGATCGCTCCACAACACTATTGCCCTTTGCTGCAACCCAATTGTCATCCTCTGCAACACCGTTGTCACCGGTCACAACGCCATTGTCTTCAGCTGCAACAGCGTTGCGATCGCCCCCAGAGCCGTTTTCCGATGCCACAACTGGGTTTCACTCTGAGCAAAGCCCCCACCAACTGGGCATTGTGAATCTAGGCGAGACAGCACCGGGCTAACGCGGTGCGTTTTGCCGCCTTCCCACAACCCACCCAAACCGCCATGACCGATACGACCCGCCGCCTCGCGCCTAAGCGCATTGCCCAAGACATTCAAGCTCTCAACAGTCTGAGGGCGATCGCCAACTATGCGCCCATGCGACCAGAGGCATCGTCTCAAACCTTGCAGCAGGCCTACCAAGCCATGCGGCAGAGCCAGCAAGACGAAGTTGTGATGGAAGCGACGTTCAAGGCTACTCGCGATCGCGCTCGTGCGGCCGAGTGGGAATTTCACAACGCCGTTTTAGCCATGAAGCAGTCTGTTGTCGGTCAGTTTGGGCCCAACAGTGACGAAATTCAGGCCATCGGCTACACAAGAGCGACTATGCGCAAGCGATCGTCCCGCAAAAAATCTTTGGCGACGGGCGAAGACCTATCTCAGTAGCTTTAGGGCAAGAACAGGTAAACTTTGAGCAATACAGTATCCCTGTAGCATGGGCAAAGCTTGCCCTCACCGGACATTAAGCGCTCCCACCTCGCCCCACCCCTTGCCATGTTCACCTCGCCCGATGCCCGTCGCTATGCTCCTGCCACCGAGCGCAACCGCGAGCCGATCTTAGCGGTGCTCCAGCGAGTGCTGCCCCCCACCGGCACCGTGCTCGAAGTGTCGAGCGGCACCGGAGAGCACGCCGTGTTCTTTGCGCCTCACCTCGCGCCTCGGCAGTGGCTGCCCTCAGACCTCGACCCCGGTGCCCGAGCTAGTATCGCCGCCTGGCGAGAGGCCGCTCCTGCCGCAAACCTGCACACGCCCATCGCGTTAGATGCGGCCGCCCCTCTGTGGCCAGTCGAATCTGAAAACTTTAGAGATTTGCTCTCGGAGCTAGACTTGCAGCAGCATCCAATCACCGCCCTGGTCAATATCAACATGATTCACATTGCTCCCTGGGCTGCCTGCTTAGGGCTGCTGGCGGCAGCGGGGCGAATTTTGCCGCCCGGCGGTATTTTGTATCTCTATGGGCCTTACAAACAAAACGGGCAGCATACCGCCCTCAGTAACGAGGCGTTTGACGCCAGCTTACAGGCCCAAAACCCTGACTGGGGCGTGCGCGATTTAGACGCGGTGGTAGCCGCCGCCAAAGTCTATGGGCTGGCGCTAGTCGAAACCATCACCATGCCTGCCAACAATCTTTCGGTGGTGTTCAGGGCGATCGGTTAAACCTGACGGCCGCTTCGCTGGGACCATTTCGTTAGACTGTGGCTAACCTGCGTTCTGAGGTCGCCATGATTGTCAGCAGCCTTCAGTTTTTAACCAGCGATATTACCTATCACGATCTAGCCCTGCGTTGCCAAGAGTATTTGCACTACCAGCAACGGGGCTGGGCCGACCAGCGCGAGCTGGCTGAAGATATGCTATTTAACCTGCTGGTGGAATACTTGGTTAGCGCTGGGGAGCCACGCGCCGCCGCCGAGCAATTCTGCACCGATAGCGACAACCTGACCGAGCTGGCAATGCGAATCTCGTCCACGTTAGGCCAGCCCGCCAGCAAAGGCTATCGCTAGCTTGTGGTTGTTTTCCATTACGGTGTGATTCTGCGCTGTAGGTCAGCTTCTAGAAGACTTTTCAGCGAGTTCACCGCCTCTCTAGCTTAGAAAGATTCCATCATCTGCAACCAGTCGAGCTTGAGCCACAGGTCTGGTCAGCCGAGGATGGGTTCTTGATTGCGATCGCGGCACCAGGGGCTTGTGCTGGATGCAGGGATCAGCGATCCGTTCCGGAATCGCGGGCTGCCTCAACGTCACCAAGCGTAGTTTGCGCAGAGGAATGTGAAGTAAAAGGTTGACTAGAGATCGCAGTGCTCTAAATGATCTGCTGGCTTTGGAGAAAAAAGTACACCAGCCGAGCCAGGCTGAGACCGATAAACGACACCAAGATGATGGTGATCGAGACATTGACGATGTTGCGGACGGCTTTCATGGGCGTAGACTAAAGCGCTATGGTTTAGATCAGTATTCTCCCTTGGCAAAGGGGCGCGGGGGTCAAATGCTCATGAATCGTCGCAGCTTTTTGGCGGGGGCCAGCGGGGTGACCCTGGCTACGCTGCTGGCCGGTTGCCAGCGGTCCAGCGCTGCTAACCTGCGGCTAGCTATGGTGCCCAACTCGGTGCCCGCTCAGCTGCTCAAAGCGTTTCAGCAGCTGCCGGAGCGGGGCAGCAGTGTGGCCGTGACGCCGCAGGATTCGCTGCTGAAGTTGTATAGTCTGCTGCAAGACTGGCACGGCGAGGGAAATGAATTGGCACCGATGGCCGACTGGGTAAGTTTAGCCGACTATTGGCTGGCCCCCGCCATTCGCCAGGAGCTGGTGCAGCCGATTGAGGTGGCGTCAGTTTCTCGCTGGGGGGATCTAAATCAGGTCTGGCTCGATCTGGTGCGGCGCGATCGCAGCGGCACCCCCAACCCCGAGGGCAGCATCTGGGCTGTACCCTATCGCTGGAGCCACCTGGTCCTGCTCTACGACCCCACTCGTTTACCCCGTCAGGCAGCTCAGCTCAAAACCTGGGCCGACTTGCTACGACCTGAGCTGGCGCGCCGCCTGGTGCTGCCTGACCATCCCCGTCTGGTGCTGGGGCTGGCTCAAAAAGCCTTGAAGTCCTCGGCCAACAGTGCAGACCCCGCCGCTGTTTCAGGCCTAAACACCTTTTTAGCCGAGCTGCACCAGCAAGTGCGAGCCTACGACTCTAATTATTACCTTGAGAGTTTGATTGTTGGCGACGCGACCGCCGTGGTTGGTTGGTCAGACGACGTACTGCCGCTGCTACGCCAGTATCGCCACTTAGCCGTCGCGGTGCCCCTTGAGGGAACGCTGCTGAGTGCCCAACTCTGGGTACGACCCCAGGCAGTGCCCGCCCCTGCTCCGGCCGCTACCGACTGGCTCAATTTTTGCCTGGGGGATGACTTTGCCACTCAGCTCGCCATCTTTGGCCACACTACTTCGCCGCTGCTGTGGGGGGTTGACCCGCAGCAACGGCCCGAGCCCCTGCAAACGCCGCCAGAGATCGTGCTGACTCCGGCGATCGCCGACCAAAGCGAGTTTCTACTTCCTCTCAAGGCCGAAGCTGAAGATCGCTACGGTCGTCTGTGGCAAAGCTTACGCGCCTAGCTCAAAATGCTCGGGCCAATGATAACTCCGTCCTGAGGGTAGCTAGCCTTCTATGGACTTTCACTGGGTTTTAAGGCCTGGGCCGTGGGGGTGGGCTGGTAACGGCGCTCTCCCTCTGCCAACAGGTTGCGCTGAAGCTGCACAATCAAGGATGAGTCTAGGTTGGCTGAGCAGGCAGACACGCTATTCTCAGAGTCTAAGGGCAGCCCCGACTGGTCGACAAAATCACAGGCGTAGAGCCCAACCATCCGTGAGGTGCGAGGATTGCCTTGGAAGAAGCGGAGGTTGTGTCCAAAATCTCGGGCCGCTGTGCCAAACTGGTTGAGCACAGCGTAGCGCTCGTTGTAGGTCAGCACCGACCACATTTGGGGATTCACCATCACGTCGACCACCGTCGTGCCTGAGTCTTCAATTTGGTAAGAAATCCAAGATTCCACCAGGCGACGCCCGCCTAGATGCGACGTCAGCGAGTCGCGATTCCACCACAGACTGGGCAGGGTCATAGTGGTAGGGGAGGCCCGGCGGCTATCGCTAGACAGTGAGCCATCGACAATGCGATCGGTAAAGTCGTCGCCGTTGGCCAAGGTCGCGGTGGGAAACACCAATAGCTGACAAAATGTTTTATTGAGTTCTGTCGATCGCCCCGGCCAGTAGGCGGTGAGCAGTTCGTCTGGGCAGCAGGCCGCGTCAATGATAGCTACCTCCTCGCTTCCCTGAACAACACAAGCTTCCGACGACTGCGCTTGGGAACGGTTGGCGCCTCCTAACATCAGCAGGCCTGCTCCGGCGATCGCTAACCAGAGCTGCCGAAACCTCCTCGACTGGGGCTGGACCCTAGAGTCCCAGATTTGCCCCTTCACTAATACCCGTGGTGAATGGCCTGGTGCTCCGTCCATGGTTGTGTCCCCTCAGGGTTTTTCTAAAGAAAAATGAGTCGGCTGCGATGCACGTGCTGTAGCGCTAGTGGCTGGCTAGCTACCTTCTCTACCATGGAGACGACGTGCTCTGGGCGCAGCAGGTTCCCGTCGTTGCGACAGTGGCCTACAGCTCTGAGCCAGACTCCAAGGCTACCTTTAGGATACTCCAGACCCACGGGTAGAGGGTGGTCTGGGCTAACCACCGTTAGCTCATGCAAGCGCTCTCGCAAGTTAATGAGTTGCATCTTTCCAGACTTAGTTTTCTTTTCCCAAGGCACTTCATCGAGGGCGAGGACGCTCTCAATCCAACCCTCCCAGTCTAGAGATGCTGCGCCAATGTCTTCTAAACTTACGTGTAGGTAGTATTCGGCCTGGTCAAGGAGCTTAGTCGCAGAAGGCTCATCTAGAGGCACCTCAGCGATGGCGTAGAGCGGAATCTCCGGCGGCAGTTGAGCCCCTAGCCGCTGAAGAAAGTCGGCGGGGGCGATCGCCTGTGTCAGCTCAAAATCCACCACTTCGCCACTGCTGGTAGCCCCTAGAGGGAGTGCATTAGCGGGTGACAAGCGTGGACCCGGATGGAAACCGCCGGTGAAGGCGATAGGTAGCCCAGCCCGCCGCAGGGCGCGATCGAACAGGCGCACCATGTCTAGGTGGCCAAGTAGGGCCATCGACCCCAGCTTGCCCAGGGTCACCCGCAGGCGCTGCACTCGCTCGGAGTTGGGCTGGCCGTGGCCAAGGAAAGCGGGAATTGGCGGCGGCGGCACCACCACATTGTGGCCAAAGTCGGGGCCGCAGACGCCGCAGTGGCTACAGCCCTCAAAGGAACAGTCGGGAACTGTGGCCGCCTCTACGGCGCGGAGTAAGTCGTCTTTGAGCCAGGCTTTGTCGATGCCAGTATCCACGTGATCCCAGGGCAAGGGGGTATCAAGGCTAGGGCGGTCGACCCCGACATCGGTCACATCGGTGTCCATCACGTTCCATTCGCCCTGATCGACCTTCCGGTACTTCCAGGTCAGATCGGCTTCGTCAATGGCTTGGGTCCAAGCTTTAAAGGCATTCTCTAAGCTCTCCCACCAGCTGTCCATGCCGGCCCCTAGTTCCCAGGCGCGGCGCACCACGGCAGACAGGCGGCGATCGCCCCGGCCGACAAAGTCTTCCATCGCTGATATGCGCACGTCGGTAAAGTTGACCTTGGCCCAGCGCAAAACCCGAAATTCTTCTCGCAGCAGCCGCTGCTTGCGACGAAACTCCTCCGTCGAGACCGAATGCCACTGAAACGGGGTGTGGGGTTTTGGGGTGAAATTAGAAATGGTGATATTAAAGGCCAGGGGACGTCGTCCTGGCTGGGTACAGGCTTGGCGCAACCAGCGCACAGTTTCAGCAATGCCTAGAACATCAGTATCGGTCTCGCCGGGTAGGCCGATCATGAAGTACAGTTTGACCCGGCCCCAGCCCTGCTCGTGGGCGGTTTTGATGCCGCGCAGCAGTTCTTCGTTGGTCAGCCCTTTGTTGATGATGTCGCGCATGCGCTGGGTGCCTGCCTCGGGAGCAAAGGTGAGCCCAGTGAGGCGGGTGCCGCCAATGATATTGGCAATGTTTTCATCGAAGCGATCGACCCGCTGGCTGGGCAGCGACAGCGAAATATTTTCGTCCTTGAGGCGGTTTTTAACCTCTACCCCCACCGCTGGTAGGGCTAGATAGTCAGAACAGCTCAGCGACAGCAGCGAAAACTCGTCATAGCCGGTCTTGCGCATGCCGGTCTCAATGGCGTCGATGACGGCCTCTGGCTCCACATCCCGGGCCGGGCGTGTCAGCATACCTGGTTGGCAAAAGCGGCAGCCCCGAGTGCAACCCCGCCGAATTTCCACCGTCAGGCGATCGTGGACCGTTTCGACGTAGGGCACCAGGCCCATAGCATAGGCGGGAATGGGGGTAGCCACCCGGCGCAGCACCCGTGCGGGTACGTCGGGCCGATTGGGATGCACCGAGCCATCGTCGGCCATGTCGTAAAACCGAGGCACGTAGACCCCTGGCACCTGGGCCAGATCGAGCAGTAGGACCTCTCGGCTCAAGCCAGCGGCCTTGCCCTCTTCCATTACTAAGGCGATTTCGGGCAGTAACTCCTCGCCGTCACCCAGGGCCACGAAGTCAAAGAAGTCGGCGTAGGGTTCGGGGTTAGAGGTGGCAGTTTGGCCACCAGCAAAGATTAATGGCCAGGAGCCTGCCTCGGGGGCAAAGGCTTTGGCCTGGTCGCGCTCCTGCCAGGTGAGCGGAATGCCCGACAGCGATAACATTTCAAGGATGTTTGTGGCCCCTAGCTCATAGCTGAGGCTAAAACCCAGAATGTCGAAGTCGGTCAGCGATCGCTGCGATTCGACCGCAAACAGAGGCGTCTGGGTAGCTTTGAGCTTAGCAGCTAGGTCAGGGGCCGGTAGGTAGGCGCGATCGCACAGCTGCCGAGGTTGGGCATTTAAGATGCTATAGAGAATGATGTGGCCCAGGTTAGAGGCCCCAACCTCATAAACCTCAGGATAAGTTAGCACCCAGCGCACGCTAGCCCCGTCCCAGGGCTTGTGAGCAGCACCAAGTTCGTTACCCAGATAGCGACCTGGCCGAGAAACCTCGGCATTCACCAATGTGTTAATTGATACAGACACGATCTAGCTGCCCCAAACGCTCGCGAGCATGACCACCATACTATAGCGAGGCGGGGGTAAGCTTGGCCGAGCCTGAAATTAAGCGGCTACCGGCAGCTCATCCACCATCTCAAAGGCGCGATCGAGCTGGGTGAGTTCAAACACAATGCGAATAGCCGGCGGCACAGAGCAGAGGCAGAGGCGCTTTTGTAGCTGACGAGCGTGCTTCAATGCCGACACCAAAGAGATCAGCCCAGCACTATCAAGCGACTCGACTTGGCTCATGTCTACGAACAGGCCATCGGCCCGGTCAGACTGGATCTTCTGCATTAAAGACGAATGGAACTCATGGGCGTTAGACGCGTTGAGAGAGCCCTGGGCTTGAAAAATAGCCATTTCTTTAGTCATAGTCTGCATACTCGTACACTCCAAAATTATGGATAAAGTTAGAAACTATTAGGGCCAGCCTGCCATATGAAGACGATAATCGGAATCAGACCGGCCTGGGTATATCTAAGGACATAGTTGGTCGTATCTTGATATAGATTCAGACCTCATCAATTCTGTGCTTCCGTGAATCTACTGAACATATCTCCAATGGCTGAATCATTTTGTGATTTGAATCACGAATCAACGTGGTAGAGTGCACAACTTCTGCGGGGTATCATCACTGTCTGTAACGTGGCCAAGCTCGACAATGGATAGTAACGAAATCACGCTCAGGTAATGGTTCATGGCCCCCACATTTTCCATTCGTCGACTGGTAGAAAAAGCACTCCACAGTGGGTTGCTGACCCCTGATATTGAGCAGGGTATTAACGCTGAACTGTCTCGCCTAGGCTATTTGCCTATTGGTGACTCCGAAGCTCTAGAGCTGCTCATGTACGAAATGGACGAAGGCCGCATTCGGCTGGTTCCGGGATTTGGGGTATACGGTGAGTCACTGCAGCACTCAGTATCTAGCTAGCTATGAGCGAGCCGGTTGACCCTGGCTAGACCTAATAACCTACCCAGATGCACAGCATTTTCAGGTCACCTCGGAACTTTCCCTAGGGTGACCTCAGTATCTTTATGAAAGCTTTACAGAAACCGTCCGGATTGTTGCTTAGTCATGGAAGCTGCTTGGGTCTGAAGCTTGGCGATCGGCCCATAGCCACTGCACAAACTCGTTGACAGTTAAATGTCTGCGGTCAGAGTCTGGAGGTAATACGGATGCTGAGTTTGGGGATTTAGCCGAGAGGCTGGCTAGTAGGGGGATGACTTCGGTGTCTAAGGCCG
Encoded proteins:
- a CDS encoding DUF2199 domain-containing protein — protein: MLPFLCSVCGQYHDNLLMDLAYQRPADVFKVPANERPQRIRVNEDLCIIDDTEFYIRGVLMLPVHELVDSFRWGVWAQVDKEAFDYYHTHWNVPSTDNFRSLYGVLSGGISAYPNSDQLMITIHLQANNQRPLFVVLNQKHPLGEAQRQGISLHDIEKFIAPVVNR
- a CDS encoding DUF938 domain-containing protein, encoding MFTSPDARRYAPATERNREPILAVLQRVLPPTGTVLEVSSGTGEHAVFFAPHLAPRQWLPSDLDPGARASIAAWREAAPAANLHTPIALDAAAPLWPVESENFRDLLSELDLQQHPITALVNINMIHIAPWAACLGLLAAAGRILPPGGILYLYGPYKQNGQHTALSNEAFDASLQAQNPDWGVRDLDAVVAAAKVYGLALVETITMPANNLSVVFRAIG
- a CDS encoding substrate-binding domain-containing protein — translated: MNRRSFLAGASGVTLATLLAGCQRSSAANLRLAMVPNSVPAQLLKAFQQLPERGSSVAVTPQDSLLKLYSLLQDWHGEGNELAPMADWVSLADYWLAPAIRQELVQPIEVASVSRWGDLNQVWLDLVRRDRSGTPNPEGSIWAVPYRWSHLVLLYDPTRLPRQAAQLKTWADLLRPELARRLVLPDHPRLVLGLAQKALKSSANSADPAAVSGLNTFLAELHQQVRAYDSNYYLESLIVGDATAVVGWSDDVLPLLRQYRHLAVAVPLEGTLLSAQLWVRPQAVPAPAPAATDWLNFCLGDDFATQLAIFGHTTSPLLWGVDPQQRPEPLQTPPEIVLTPAIADQSEFLLPLKAEAEDRYGRLWQSLRA
- a CDS encoding ROK family protein, with the protein product MGMTEQQVIGVDLGGSAIKLGRFTQSGHCLAEFAVPTPQPATPELVIAAMADAIATLDPNREAVAIGVGTPGPADAAGRIARVAINLAGWHDVPIADALEAKTGRSVTVANDANCAGLGEAWLGAGRNFKDVLTLTLGTGVGGAIILDGKLFVGRNGTAGELGLITLNPEGPPCNSGNRGSLEQHCSVQAIRRETGLAPATLFDQAKAGDEGAIAFWQTYGRWLGAGIASLVYVLTPEAVILGGGISAAAELFLPTTLAELETRVLLSSREGMQVLVAELGNQAGIAGAARLALQQYG
- a CDS encoding general stress protein, with the protein product MGTTDSQSTRHSRAVGLFSTRQEAEQALHQLGDSGFHMDRVSVVAKSGEGLNDLTTDGDFDPDKTKAEQTQDGAGAGATAGAVTGGAVGLIGSLGVLAIPGVGPLAGAGILLANTLLGSGIGAASGGLLGGLIGWGVPEDRANYYNDRVYNNDDYLVLVEGSEQEIQTAESVLSQNGIRDWGVYGATGSPVYTGG
- a CDS encoding YdcF family protein, whose amino-acid sequence is MFLFLSKLLPLLIYPLGLACVLLVVALICVQRRPRWAAGAIALALGLLLISSNSWVSTAMIRSLEWRYQDTVNLPEAEAIVVLGGAIKPKFPPRPWIDVAEEGDRVLHGARLYLEGKAPLLVLSGGRITWGQGQSRSEAADMAELAEALGVPPSAMLIEPDSLNTFENAAYTQVLLANLGIERILLVTSAMHMPRSLAIFEKQGFEAIPAPTDFHVAQDPADPGLTTWQGRALRLVPQTENLHYLTRALKEYIGIGIYRLKGWL